One Kitasatospora sp. NBC_01266 genomic window carries:
- a CDS encoding ATP-binding protein, with the protein MEREYRPLSDEFQVTADASAVRRARDRIVAVAAGWGVPLALEAQGDLRLCASEVVTNALEHGGGECRVTVRWTGRQLMVEVADRSRRAPMVLCPADDLTSGRGLALVQALADSWGWEPSEWGKVVRFAFAAAPVPAAPVGPRCPSLVVRSV; encoded by the coding sequence ATGGAGCGCGAGTACCGTCCCCTGTCGGATGAATTCCAGGTCACCGCTGATGCCAGTGCCGTTCGGCGAGCTCGTGACCGGATCGTTGCCGTGGCCGCGGGTTGGGGGGTGCCGCTCGCCCTGGAGGCACAGGGGGACCTGCGGCTGTGCGCCAGTGAGGTGGTGACGAACGCGCTGGAGCACGGCGGCGGGGAGTGCCGGGTCACGGTGCGCTGGACCGGTCGGCAGCTCATGGTGGAAGTTGCCGACCGGTCCCGGCGTGCGCCGATGGTGCTCTGCCCGGCGGACGACCTGACCTCCGGACGCGGTCTGGCGCTGGTCCAGGCGCTGGCGGACAGCTGGGGCTGGGAGCCGAGCGAGTGGGGCAAGGTGGTCCGCTTCGCCTTCGCCGCCGCGCCGGTGCCGGCGGCGCCGGTCGGCCCTCGCTGCCCGTCGCTGGTGGTGCGCTCGGTGTGA
- a CDS encoding permease: MDAIRHALSITGAMTWQITWALILGFALSAVVQAVVRRSTVVRLLGDHRPRTLVVASALGAASSSCSYAAVALARSLFRRGADFTAAMAFEIASTNLVIELGVILALLLGWQFTAAEFVGGPIMIAALALLFRFFLRDRLVRAAREQADRGLTGSMEGHAAMDMSAPGQGSFARRLFSPTGYTATAHVFVMEWAAIIRDLVVGLLIAGAIAAWVPDSFWHGFFFAGHPLASKIWGPLIGPLVAMVSFVCSIGNVPLAVVLWQGGISFGGVIAFIFADLLILPILNIYRKYYGTRMAVFLLVSSYLAMVVAGYLVELLFGGLGLIPDQRDARIPMAGISWDYTSWLNLVFLLLAAALLVRFLRTGGPAMLRMMSAAPQAGHDEQHDHTARHEGRHPRDPGA; the protein is encoded by the coding sequence ATGGACGCGATCCGGCACGCCCTGTCCATCACCGGCGCGATGACCTGGCAGATCACCTGGGCCCTGATCCTGGGTTTCGCACTCTCCGCGGTGGTCCAGGCGGTGGTGCGCAGGTCCACCGTCGTTCGGCTGCTCGGCGACCACCGGCCACGCACCCTGGTCGTCGCCTCGGCGCTGGGTGCCGCCTCCTCGTCCTGCTCCTATGCGGCGGTGGCGCTGGCCCGGTCGCTGTTCCGCAGGGGTGCCGACTTCACCGCCGCGATGGCCTTCGAGATCGCGTCCACCAATCTGGTGATCGAACTCGGGGTGATCCTGGCGCTGCTGCTGGGCTGGCAGTTCACCGCGGCGGAGTTCGTCGGCGGTCCGATCATGATCGCGGCACTCGCCCTGCTCTTCCGGTTCTTCCTGCGCGACCGGCTGGTGCGGGCGGCCCGCGAGCAGGCGGACCGCGGGCTGACCGGGTCGATGGAGGGGCACGCCGCGATGGACATGTCGGCGCCGGGCCAGGGCTCCTTCGCCCGGCGCCTGTTCTCCCCCACCGGCTACACCGCCACCGCGCACGTCTTCGTGATGGAGTGGGCCGCCATCATCCGGGACCTGGTGGTCGGGCTGCTCATCGCGGGCGCCATCGCCGCCTGGGTGCCGGACAGCTTCTGGCACGGCTTCTTCTTCGCCGGGCACCCGCTGGCGAGCAAGATCTGGGGGCCGCTGATCGGGCCGCTGGTGGCGATGGTCTCCTTCGTCTGCTCGATCGGCAACGTGCCGCTGGCCGTGGTGCTGTGGCAGGGCGGGATCAGCTTCGGCGGCGTGATCGCGTTCATCTTCGCGGACCTGCTGATCCTGCCGATCCTGAACATCTACCGGAAGTACTACGGCACCCGGATGGCCGTCTTCCTGCTGGTGAGCAGCTACCTGGCGATGGTGGTGGCGGGCTACCTGGTGGAGCTGCTGTTCGGCGGGCTGGGGCTGATCCCGGACCAGCGGGACGCCAGGATCCCGATGGCCGGCATCAGTTGGGACTACACCAGTTGGCTGAACCTGGTCTTCCTGCTGCTGGCCGCCGCACTGCTGGTGCGGTTCCTGCGCACCGGTGGACCCGCGATGCTGCGGATGATGAGCGCGGCGCCGCAGGCCGGGCACGACGAGCAGCACGACCACACCGCCCGCCACGAAGGCCGACACCCCCGCGACCCCGGCGCCTGA
- a CDS encoding winged helix-turn-helix transcriptional regulator has translation MALGTDYAQQDCSLARALEVVGERWSLLIVRDAFYGVRRFNDFLAHLDIPRAVLTARLRSLVEADVLRKEPYQDAPVRYEYLLTEAGLELWQPVHALARWGERHAAEHPSITVFTHDVCGNRISPVGICVPCGVAVTPAHVVMRPAPDGRRSQRTDPVSLALTRPRPLLTPVLTEGPH, from the coding sequence ATGGCGCTCGGAACGGACTACGCCCAGCAGGACTGCTCGCTCGCCCGCGCCCTGGAGGTGGTCGGCGAGCGGTGGAGCCTGCTCATCGTGCGCGACGCCTTCTACGGGGTTCGCCGGTTCAACGACTTCCTGGCCCATCTGGACATCCCGCGGGCGGTGCTCACCGCGCGGCTGCGGAGCCTGGTCGAGGCCGACGTGCTGCGCAAGGAGCCCTACCAGGACGCCCCGGTGCGGTACGAGTACCTGCTGACCGAGGCCGGCCTCGAACTCTGGCAGCCGGTGCACGCGCTGGCCCGCTGGGGCGAGCGGCACGCCGCCGAGCACCCGTCGATCACCGTCTTCACCCACGACGTGTGCGGCAACCGGATCAGTCCGGTCGGCATCTGCGTCCCGTGCGGGGTCGCGGTCACCCCGGCCCATGTCGTCATGCGGCCGGCCCCCGACGGCCGGCGCAGCCAGCGCACCGACCCGGTCTCGCTGGCGCTGACGCGGCCCCGGCCCCTGCTCACCCCCGTGCTGACCGAGGGGCCGCACTGA